TCACTCCAGCCTAACCCAGCGGCTGTGCTGCCGTCCAGCTGAGTGTCGAGGGGGCGCGGAGAAGCCCAGGTGAGGGCGAGGGGACATCCTCCTGGTTGGGAGACGCCAGACACAGTGTTTATAAACTATGCCAGAGTTATCTCCTCTGGACATAAACACCCAGGCTGATGACTGGAGTTAGCCAACGACCCTCCCCTGTGTTGACACCCAGCTGTCAGGTTCTCAGGGTGTTGCTGCCGTAGTTTGATCAGGGTTTTACTCTGAGGTCTCTAGAACTTTCCCTCGGTCAACCAGATGACTGCACACAGACTCAGTCTTTGGGCAATGAATTATATATTTGCCACTGATCACATGGACCTACCCTTGAATAATTAAGCCTGCTCCCATcagcctttccctctccccttcctcctggtTCAGACCCTGCTCGCTTGTGTGTTCTCCTCAGAGAACATGGAAACCAGCTAATAAGTAAGTGTTTGAATATGTCctgatatataaatacatatttgtttgtttgcgtgTCAGGAAATAGGTCTTTGACCGTTTTTAAGTGTATGCTTCCTTCTGTGTTTAACTTTTCTACCTTGACCAGAGGGGCCTTGTTTTGCTACCTTTGGATATCTGAGAGCATACTTATTTCAGTCGTCTTTCTTAGACGTACTTATTCAAATCAAACTACTTATGTTGTCACTTATGTTGGCCGGTGTGTAGGTTTATGCTGTAGAGATTCCGTTGGTGTTCTGCCGTAGTAGGAGTTTTCCGTTGTGAAAGGTGATCTGTGGTGTGTATCAATGTTTTAACGTGGGAGTCTCGCTCCGGCGATGGAGGAGAAAGCCCGATGTGTCGACGTATCTGTGTCCCTCGGTCATCACCCGGGTTGGGCCACTTCCCTCAACATCGACGTTCAAAAAGCTGCTTCTTGTTGCTTCACATTGCTACGACTTTGTTCCTCGTCTGTTTTGTTCCTCCTATTCAGTTTGCAATTTCTTTTTCGTTCAGGAATCACTTGGTGCTGGGACTGTGGACTGTGAAGGAGCCATGGACACCTTttgaccgagagagagagggagagagagagggacagagagagggagagagagagagggagagagtgagggagagagagagacaccctcACAGACGGCTCAGAATGAGAGAAGAAGAGTAGCTGACAGAAGTAGATGAACCAAAGGAGCACAAAAGCagaccaaaaaaacaacaaagttAGCTGCCAGCGCCCGTTGCCGTGGTAATGGCGGGCTGGTTGGGGCGTGTGTCGTGGGGGGATGCGTGGTATGGCCTCTACTCCCGTGTCCTCCGCACCAAGCCCATCGGGGTcatgggtcaggggtcagatatCACGGAGCTCACggagggggcaggggcggggctGGCCAAGGTCCTGACAACCGTAGACCTGGTGTCGCTAGGCGTGGGGAGCTGTGTTGGCACGGGCATGTACGTGGTTGCTGGGTTGGTTGCCAAGGCGATGGCTGGGCCCGGCGTCATCCTGTCCTTTTGTATTGCAGCGTTTGCCTCCATCTTGtcaggtaagacacacacaaactcacacgcaagcctacccacacacatatgctgacacacacacacaaagaactgCATTACTCAAACATTTGAGTTTCTAGTAAACGGTGACTCTCCTCCAGGAGTGTGTTATGCAGAGTTTGGGGTGCGTGTGCCCAAGACCACAGGCTCCGCCTACACTTACAGCTATGTGACAGTGGGCGAGTGTGTGGCGTTTTTCATTGGTTGGAACCTGATCCTGGAGTACCTGATTGGCACAGCCGCGGGGGCGTCGGCCCTCAGCAGTATGTTTGACTCTCTGGCCAATCACAGCATCAGCAACTACATGATAACTCACCTGGGCACGCTTCGAGGACTGGGTGGGTAGCCACTCCCCTAggaactgtgtgagtgtgtgtgtaagtgtgtgtgtgtgagtgtgtgtgagcgtacgtgtgtgtgcctgagcatgtgtgagcgtgtgtgtcagtgtgtgtgtgtcgtctaaCCCAGGTGTGCCTCTGTCACAGGTAAAGGGGAGGAGTCCTACCCAGACCTGCTGGCCCTGCTGATATCCCTGGTCGTCACGGTGATCATAGTGCTGGGGGTACGTAACACGGTGGGCTTCAACAACGTTCTGAACGTTGTCAACATGGTGGTCTGGGTCTTCATCATCATTGCCGGACTGTTCTTCGTTTCCGCCGGCAACTGGGAAGGAGGCCGGTTCCTTCCTTACGGCTGGTCAGGGGTGAgacttcccctcttcctcctccctctcttcctgtgcaGGTGATGCAGGGAGCGTAACCGCGGTAACCACCCCCTGTGCAGCTGACGCAGGGAGCGCCACCGTGGTAACCTCCCCCTATGCAGTTTGATGCAGGGAGCGTAACCATGGTAACCTCCCGCTGTGCAGGTGATGCAGGGAGCGTAACCATGGTAACCTCCCGCTGTGCAGGTGATGCAGAGAGCGTAACCATGGTAACCTCCCCCTGTGCAGGTGATGCATGGAGCAGCCACTTGTTTCTACGCCTTCATCGGCTTTGACATCATCGCCACGACGGGGGAGGAGGCCAAGAACCCGAACACGTCCATCCCCTACGCCATCACCGCCTCGCTCATCACCTGCCTCACTGCCTACGTCTCCGTGAGCATCATCGTCTTACGttctggggtggggagggggggcaaaaCGTGTCAGAATGGGCTGCTTGTCATCAGCCAtctgtctctcacccctctctccttcctcccttatcatctctcctccctccctcactccccctccccttcacctctccgcccccccccccccctcccccccccaggtgagTGTGATCCTGACTCTGATGGTCCCGTCTGATCTGATCGATGGCTCCGCTCCCCTGATGGAGATGTTTGCGGTCCACGGCTTCCTGGCTGGTAAATACGTGGTGGCGGTGGGCTCCATCGCAGGACTGACCGTGTCTCTGCTGGGCTCCCTCTTCCCCATGCCCAGAGTCATCTACGCCATGGCCAGAGACGGGCTGCTCTTCAGGTctcaaacacacccacccacacacacacactaacatacacagacacacaccaacacacactcacacagaaacacgtgtgtgtgcgtgtgcgtcccAGGTTCTTGGCCCACGTGTctccgctcacacacacgccggTGGCGGCGTGTGTG
This genomic stretch from Hypomesus transpacificus isolate Combined female chromosome 8, fHypTra1, whole genome shotgun sequence harbors:
- the slc7a14b gene encoding probable cationic amino acid transporter, coding for MAGWLGRVSWGDAWYGLYSRVLRTKPIGVMGQGSDITELTEGAGAGLAKVLTTVDLVSLGVGSCVGTGMYVVAGLVAKAMAGPGVILSFCIAAFASILSGVCYAEFGVRVPKTTGSAYTYSYVTVGECVAFFIGWNLILEYLIGTAAGASALSSMFDSLANHSISNYMITHLGTLRGLGKGEESYPDLLALLISLVVTVIIVLGVRNTVGFNNVLNVVNMVVWVFIIIAGLFFVSAGNWEGGRFLPYGWSGVMHGAATCFYAFIGFDIIATTGEEAKNPNTSIPYAITASLITCLTAYVSVSVILTLMVPSDLIDGSAPLMEMFAVHGFLAGKYVVAVGSIAGLTVSLLGSLFPMPRVIYAMARDGLLFRFLAHVSPLTHTPVAACVVSGCLAAVMSLLVSLRDLIEMMSIGTLLAYTLVSVCILLLRYQPDTHIDTHHFLSPEGDDEGPTEKEGVLAENTDGATPTNDDQMLIDDPDGSSYHAGGAGGEADGSDFHSGPSSLLKRILGNHYYPLRVRLGVPDASARPTPASGRTVTRCTLLLFLLSFLLWAIIIFGVERGVGAGAAVAGLVAAALACAMATLLVMILRQPQSGQILPYMAPCVPFVPVAAILVNSYLMLKLSPLTWARFAVWCSIGVLIYGCYGIWHSSLELSAKEEEAHASTYQRYDDHLDDNFTPDDDLYPNDNQEDGQYQGWSAPEERGHHYQLSNQNQGADQSENQDGDQYQHDSEYQNQYEEGSEHGYQSGPAGQYSSGRSGGRANPGFDPQEGEY